One Metamycoplasma canadense DNA segment encodes these proteins:
- a CDS encoding nucleotide exchange factor GrpE — MNWNFKKLDKVTFELVEQENKNINKNKYTYIWEYDEIDPLILEIIKKGKDFDNDQKTIKIKKKTYYLKLISNKKLDFKTKELIDKNIYLQTLISDFKTKDIENQNQLNKLNNEIEILKIKAINDANKFKDEILNIQKKAQELINEHKSKTNDHQNEQIKEAKLYALQSFMEDLIQPLNNFEIAITAASKIDNDVLKNFIIGFNMLYKQIENVLKDFGLFKIEPKVGDIFDSNLHQVYEIVNSDLDKDTILEVKNIGYRLHDRTIKPALVIVAK; from the coding sequence ATGAATTGAAATTTTAAAAAATTAGATAAAGTTACTTTCGAATTAGTTGAACAGGAAAATAAAAATATTAATAAAAATAAATATACATATATTTGAGAATATGATGAAATTGATCCTTTAATTTTGGAAATAATAAAAAAAGGCAAGGATTTTGATAATGATCAAAAAACTATAAAAATAAAGAAAAAAACCTATTATTTAAAATTAATTTCAAATAAAAAACTTGATTTTAAAACTAAAGAATTAATTGATAAAAATATTTATTTACAAACCTTAATTTCGGATTTTAAAACAAAAGATATTGAAAATCAAAATCAATTAAATAAATTAAATAACGAAATTGAAATACTTAAAATTAAGGCTATTAATGATGCTAATAAATTTAAAGATGAAATTTTAAATATTCAAAAAAAAGCACAAGAATTAATAAACGAACATAAAAGTAAAACAAATGATCATCAAAATGAACAAATAAAAGAGGCTAAACTTTACGCTCTTCAATCATTTATGGAAGATTTGATTCAGCCACTTAATAATTTCGAAATTGCAATAACTGCTGCTTCTAAAATTGATAATGATGTTTTAAAAAACTTTATTATTGGTTTTAATATGTTATACAAACAAATTGAAAATGTTCTAAAGGATTTTGGTCTATTTAAAATAGAACCAAAAGTAGGTGATATATTTGATTCAAATCTACATCAAGTATATGAAATAGTAAATTCAGATCTTGATAAGGATACAATTTTAGAAGTAAAAAATATAGGTTATAGACTCCACGATCGAACTATTAAACCAGCATTAGTTATTGTTGCTAAATAA
- the lon gene encoding endopeptidase La, translating to MKLPFIPVKKQVLLPYQVEEIRVGKPNSVIAMNVALESKKNKNKIVIAFLKDEYISVTNITSKDMIEEYAVLATIKSVKEKDGIYNLTLNCEGRVKIDSIFLKKEEMGDEDELVLNTSFEKVINEEDLITFEKIEESLKYLDYAATKISKSYNELGNFSGVYDYKKIIDEFILDFKNELFSSKANEYKEKHLDAAAWLAIKPIKSVFKRNELISFFSSITSDDLIKKIAQFFLTKTQEKIIETELDKKMTEEMENSQRDFLLREKMKHLREMLNDESINSAEKIEKDNEESKRYPKYVLEALKAEQARLATMMASSPEANISKTFIDLILSLPWRKVSKELIDINHVREVLDKHHFGLNKAKERILEFISVLTHTKSKNKDDEYLTIKNDEEHFIDTKLFVHKTGDTFNNPVNNIPILTLIGPPGTGKTTLAKSIAEALKRKFIKVSLGGVKDESEIRGHRKTYVGAMPGKIISAIKKAGVSNPVILLDEIDKMSSDFRGDPTSAMLEVLDPEQNANFQDHYLDLEYDLSKVLFIATANYYENIPAALIDRVELLELSTYTVAEKLQIAKEHLMPKVLSQNALLPSQIQISDEILEFVIRSYTRESGVRELKRILDNIARKIVVQILDKKIENDFVVTREIVIDFLGPIKFEDDENENKDQIGVVNGLAYTSFGGSTLAIEVTTFKGKEGLKLTGHLKDVMKESAQIALAYVRSNAEKFGIDFDFENKSIHIHVPAGAIPKDGPSAGVTFTTSIISALSKKPVPANIGMTGEITLRGKVLPIGGLKEKSLAACQFGIKKIFIPYDNEKNLIDVPEEVKKQVTFIPVKYYEEIFEYIFKK from the coding sequence ATGAAATTACCATTTATACCAGTTAAAAAGCAAGTTCTTTTACCTTATCAAGTTGAAGAAATTAGAGTTGGAAAACCTAATTCTGTTATTGCAATGAATGTAGCCTTAGAAAGCAAAAAAAATAAAAATAAGATAGTTATTGCTTTTTTAAAGGATGAATATATTTCAGTAACTAATATTACTAGCAAAGATATGATAGAAGAATATGCTGTTTTAGCAACGATTAAATCTGTGAAAGAAAAAGATGGAATTTACAATCTAACATTAAATTGCGAAGGAAGAGTAAAAATTGATAGCATTTTTCTTAAAAAAGAAGAAATGGGAGATGAAGATGAACTAGTTTTAAATACTTCATTTGAGAAAGTAATAAATGAAGAAGATTTAATAACTTTTGAAAAAATCGAGGAATCATTAAAATATTTAGATTATGCTGCAACTAAAATAAGTAAATCTTATAATGAATTGGGTAATTTTTCAGGAGTATATGATTATAAAAAAATTATTGATGAATTTATTTTAGATTTTAAAAATGAATTATTTAGTTCTAAAGCTAACGAATATAAAGAAAAACATTTAGACGCCGCTGCTTGATTAGCTATTAAGCCAATTAAAAGTGTATTTAAAAGAAATGAATTAATTTCTTTTTTTAGTAGCATAACTAGTGATGATTTAATTAAAAAAATTGCTCAATTTTTCTTAACTAAAACTCAAGAAAAGATAATTGAAACTGAACTTGACAAAAAAATGACTGAAGAAATGGAAAATTCTCAAAGAGATTTTCTACTTCGTGAAAAAATGAAACATTTAAGAGAAATGTTAAATGACGAATCAATTAATAGTGCAGAAAAAATAGAAAAAGATAATGAAGAAAGCAAAAGATATCCTAAATATGTTTTAGAAGCCTTAAAGGCAGAACAGGCTCGTTTAGCAACAATGATGGCTTCAAGTCCGGAAGCAAATATTTCAAAAACATTTATTGATTTAATTTTATCATTACCTTGAAGAAAAGTAAGTAAGGAATTAATCGATATTAATCATGTTAGAGAAGTTTTGGATAAACATCATTTTGGGTTAAATAAAGCTAAAGAAAGAATTTTAGAATTTATTTCTGTTTTAACACATACAAAAAGTAAAAATAAAGATGATGAATATTTAACTATTAAAAATGATGAAGAACATTTTATTGATACAAAATTATTTGTTCATAAAACCGGAGATACATTTAATAATCCAGTTAACAATATTCCAATTTTAACTTTAATTGGTCCTCCAGGAACAGGGAAAACGACTCTTGCTAAATCAATTGCAGAAGCTTTAAAACGTAAATTTATTAAAGTTTCATTAGGTGGAGTTAAGGATGAAAGTGAAATAAGGGGTCATAGAAAAACATACGTTGGTGCTATGCCAGGAAAAATTATTTCAGCTATCAAAAAGGCAGGAGTTTCAAACCCAGTTATTTTATTAGATGAAATTGATAAAATGTCATCTGATTTTCGTGGAGATCCAACTAGTGCAATGCTAGAGGTTTTAGATCCCGAACAAAACGCTAATTTTCAAGATCATTATTTAGATTTAGAATATGACTTATCAAAAGTTTTATTTATTGCAACAGCTAATTATTATGAAAATATTCCAGCTGCATTAATTGATCGTGTTGAACTCTTAGAATTATCAACATATACAGTTGCTGAAAAATTACAAATTGCAAAAGAACATTTAATGCCTAAGGTTTTAAGTCAAAATGCTTTATTACCTTCACAAATTCAAATATCAGATGAAATACTAGAATTTGTAATTAGATCATATACACGTGAAAGTGGTGTTCGTGAACTAAAAAGAATTTTAGATAATATCGCAAGAAAAATTGTTGTTCAAATTCTTGACAAAAAAATAGAAAATGACTTTGTTGTTACAAGAGAAATTGTTATTGATTTTTTAGGTCCAATCAAATTCGAAGATGATGAAAATGAAAATAAAGATCAAATAGGTGTTGTGAATGGACTTGCTTATACAAGTTTTGGAGGCTCAACATTAGCAATAGAAGTAACAACTTTTAAGGGTAAAGAAGGGTTAAAATTAACTGGGCATTTAAAAGATGTTATGAAGGAATCGGCTCAAATTGCCTTAGCTTATGTAAGATCAAATGCTGAAAAATTTGGTATTGATTTTGATTTTGAAAATAAATCAATTCATATTCACGTTCCAGCGGGCGCAATACCAAAAGATGGTCCTTCGGCTGGGGTTACATTTACAACTTCAATAATTAGTGCACTATCTAAAAAACCTGTACCAGCTAATATAGGAATGACTGGTGAAATAACCTTAAGAGGAAAGGTTTTACCAATTGGAGGGCTTAAAGAAAAATCTCTTGCTGCCTGTCAATTTGGTATTAAAAAGATTTTTATTCCATATGATAATGAAAAGAATTTAATAGATGTCCCAGAAGAAGTTAAAAAACAAGTTACATTTATACCTGTTAAATATTACGAAGAAATTTTTGAATATATTTTTAAAAAATAA
- a CDS encoding IS30 family transposase encodes MNYTTKKYTHITKSDREAISNYLEINLSLRKIAEILQKSPSTISREIKRNLDKYGNYSPYYANIKAQRRHYHKYYFKFLNSKYSKFCEIFQKKFDKKFYGVKLTHKYIKDNFKIKIPCLKTIFNWIKSNKWNIKRSNLLRSYYKKGGKRTGSVIKRLVKSADFVFPIWTRPKSIDRREEFGHWEADLIIGKRATGYNNILTFTERKTRVGFAILIQSKNSMKVNATIKKLIEDNELIVKSITVDNGIEFEKIGILGKWLNTKIYKAEPYASFQRGSNEHWNGLIRREYKKGFDFNQITQEMLDEITKKINNMPREILNWKSANELFINANYYGLVW; translated from the coding sequence ATGAATTATACTACTAAAAAATATACGCACATAACAAAAAGTGATAGAGAAGCAATTTCAAATTATTTAGAGATAAATTTGTCTTTAAGAAAGATTGCAGAAATATTACAAAAGAGCCCTTCAACAATAAGTAGAGAAATTAAACGAAATTTAGATAAATATGGTAATTATTCGCCATATTATGCAAATATTAAAGCTCAACGGCGTCATTATCATAAATACTATTTTAAATTTTTGAATAGTAAATACAGTAAATTTTGTGAAATATTTCAAAAAAAATTTGATAAAAAATTTTATGGAGTAAAACTAACTCATAAATATATAAAAGATAATTTTAAAATTAAAATTCCTTGTTTAAAAACTATATTCAATTGAATAAAAAGCAATAAATGAAATATTAAAAGATCTAATTTATTACGTTCATACTATAAAAAAGGTGGTAAAAGAACAGGAAGTGTTATAAAAAGACTTGTTAAATCAGCAGATTTTGTTTTCCCTATTTGAACAAGACCCAAGTCAATTGACCGCCGTGAAGAATTCGGACATTGAGAAGCTGATCTAATTATTGGTAAAAGAGCTACGGGTTATAACAATATTTTAACTTTTACTGAAAGAAAAACAAGAGTTGGTTTTGCTATTTTAATACAAAGCAAAAATTCAATGAAAGTAAATGCTACAATAAAAAAACTTATTGAAGATAATGAATTGATTGTAAAATCAATAACTGTTGATAATGGTATTGAGTTTGAAAAAATAGGAATATTGGGAAAATGACTTAATACAAAAATATATAAAGCCGAGCCATATGCATCATTTCAACGAGGGTCTAATGAGCATTGAAATGGTCTTATTAGAAGAGAATATAAAAAAGGATTTGATTTTAATCAAATAACACAAGAAATGTTAGATGAAATTACTAAAAAAATAAATAATATGCCTCGTGAAATTTTAAATTGAAAATCAGCAAACGAATTATTTATAAATGCTAACTATTATGGTCTTGTTTGATAA
- the gap gene encoding type I glyceraldehyde-3-phosphate dehydrogenase: protein MKAKIAINGFGRIGRLIFRNIWNDPELEVVAINDLTDAKTLAHLLKYDTAHGTFTHNVTSTEKSIIVDGKELPIFSEKDPLQLPWKELNVDVVVEGTGRFLTTEAAQLHINAGAKKVLITAPSKSSDVKTIVYSVNENILTKDDLIVSGASCTTNSLAPVLNVLENEFGIEKGYMTTVHSYTADQRLQDAPHSDLRRARAAGSNMIPTTTGAAKSIGKVIPSLKGKMNGLALRVPTITGSIIDVTVELKKDTTVEEINKAIKEHSSDSLFYTEDPIVSSDIIGSTAGSIFDAQLTQVLEVDGKKLYKVYAWYDNESSFVNQYIRTLKYLVNLK, encoded by the coding sequence TTTAGAAACATTTGAAACGATCCTGAATTAGAAGTTGTTGCAATCAACGATTTAACTGACGCCAAAACTCTTGCTCACTTACTAAAATACGATACAGCTCACGGAACATTTACACACAATGTAACAAGCACTGAAAAATCAATTATTGTTGATGGAAAAGAATTACCAATTTTTAGTGAAAAAGACCCATTACAATTACCTTGAAAAGAATTAAATGTTGACGTTGTTGTTGAAGGAACAGGAAGATTTTTAACAACAGAAGCTGCTCAATTACATATTAATGCTGGAGCAAAAAAAGTTTTAATTACTGCACCTTCTAAGAGTTCAGATGTTAAAACAATTGTTTACTCAGTTAATGAAAATATTTTAACAAAAGATGACTTAATTGTTTCTGGAGCTTCATGTACAACAAATAGTTTAGCACCAGTTTTAAATGTTCTAGAAAATGAATTTGGTATTGAAAAAGGTTATATGACAACAGTTCACTCATATACCGCAGATCAAAGATTGCAAGACGCTCCACACTCAGATTTAAGAAGAGCTAGAGCAGCTGGTTCGAACATGATTCCTACAACAACCGGGGCTGCTAAATCAATTGGAAAAGTTATACCTTCATTAAAAGGAAAAATGAATGGTCTTGCTTTAAGAGTTCCTACAATTACAGGTTCAATTATTGATGTTACAGTTGAACTTAAAAAAGATACTACAGTTGAAGAAATTAATAAAGCTATAAAAGAACATTCTTCAGATTCATTATTTTATACTGAAGATCCTATTGTTTCAAGTGACATTATTGGTTCAACAGCAGGTTCTATATTTGATGCACAATTAACACAGGTATTAGAAGTTGATGGTAAAAAATTATATAAAGTTTATGCATGATATGACAACGAATCTTCATTTGTAAACCAATATATAAGAACATTAAAATATCTTGTTAATTTAAAATAA